One Coffea arabica cultivar ET-39 chromosome 5c, Coffea Arabica ET-39 HiFi, whole genome shotgun sequence DNA window includes the following coding sequences:
- the LOC140007884 gene encoding GDSL esterase/lipase At5g03980-like isoform X2 yields MIDYIAQALGLPLLNPIKDTKADFEHGANFAVAGATALSSAVLARHHVRNPATNSSLDVQLQWMKDHFHKFCHNDCERMLQNALFMVGEIGGNDYNYAFLQYFDEARDTLRIQELVPLVVAKIKHAVEKVISFGARTIVVPGNFPMGCLPIYLTKFGLESEVDEFDENHCIWLLNSFATFHNDRLKKAIAELQDKYPYVTIVYGDYYAAYEQLLKLGETTGFELHKACCGVGGLYNFNETRMCGFPGVKACRDPERYVSWDGIHLTQEAYRMTVDWLQADLFWKLRCHH; encoded by the exons CCCAGGCGCTGGGTCTACCTCTCCTGAATCCGATCAAGGATACAAAGGCAGATTTTGAGCATGGAGCAAATTTTGCCGTAGCCGGTGCTACGGCACTATCATCAGCTGTTCTCGCTCGTCATCATGTTAGAAATCCAGCGACCAACAGTTCCCTTGACGTACAGCTTCAGTGGATGAAAGATCACTTTCACAAATTTTGTCACAACG ATTGTGAAAGGATGCTTCAAAACGCTCTATTTATGGTGGGTGAAATCGGAGGCAACGATTATAATTATGCATTCCTTCAGTACTTTGATGAGGCTAGAGATACGCTTAGAATTCAAGAGTTGGTACCTCTAGTTGTTGCCAAAATTAAGCATGCTGTTGAG AAAGTCATTAGTTTTGGAGCAAGGACAATAGTGGTTCCTGGGAACTTTCCAATGGGATGTCTGCCAATTTATCTTACAAAGTTTGGGCTAGAAAGTGAGGTAGACGAGTTCGACGAGAATCATTGCATATGGCTATTGAATAGCTTTGCAACTTTCCACAATGATCGCCTGAAGAAGGCGATTGCTGAGCTGCAAGACAAGTACCCATATGTAACAATCGTCTATGGAGACTACTACGCTGCATATGAACAGCTTCTCAAACTAGGTGAAACTACAG GTTTTGAGCTGCACAAAGCTTGTTGTGGAGTTGGAGGGCTGTACAACTTCAATGAGACGCGAATGTGTGGATTTCCAGGCGTTAAGGCTTGCCGTGATCCCGAAAGATACGTCAGCTGGGATGGAATTCATTTAACACAGGAGGCTTACCGCATGACAGTGGATTGGTTGCAAGCTGATCTTTTCTGGAAATTGCGTTGCCATCATTGA